From the Octopus sinensis linkage group LG28, ASM634580v1, whole genome shotgun sequence genome, one window contains:
- the LOC115225769 gene encoding gastrula zinc finger protein XlCGF71.1, protein MEDVNRSDTSNTTLLNNKGSVTQTFSGEKALPIGTLTIQQLLQRNIPEYRCEICRETFPSEYDVITHKQIHSRKKPYCCEVCGKYFVSNSKLTRHKRQHTGERPYHCEICAKSFVDNGGLNRHKRIHAEDKHYRCEVCEKSFVYNSDLTKHKRSHTGEKPFHCEICGKSFSDNSSLVIHVRCHTGEKPFHCEICGKCFSENSKLTIHIRSHTGEKPFPCEICGKSFSVNSHLVVHRKIHTGEKPYLCEYCGKSFITNSHLKTHKLKHTGGKPLKREV, encoded by the coding sequence ATGGAGGACGTTAATCGTTCGGATACATCCAACACAACTCTTCTTAACAACAAAGGTTCAGTTACACAGACATTCAGTGGAGAGAAAGCTTTACCTATCGGGACATTGACAATACAACAATTATTACAAAGGAACATTCCTGAATATCGCTGTGAGATTTGTAGGGAAACTTTCCCTTCAGAATATGATGTCAttacacacaagcaaatacacagTAGGAAAAAACCGTATTGTTGCGAAGTCTGTGGCAAATATTTTGTATCTAACAGTAAATTAACCAGACACAAACGACAACATACTGGGGAAAGGCCCTATCATTGTGAAATTTGTGCAAAGTCGTTTGTTGATAACGGAGGTTTAAACAGGCACAAAAGGATCCATGCTGAGGACAAACATTATCGTTGTGAAGTGTGTGAGAAATCTTTTGTTTATAACAGTGACTTAACAAAACACAAACGTAGTCACACCGGAGAAAAACCGTTTCACTGTGAAatttgtggcaaatcattctctgataattCGAGTCTTGTCATTCATGTCCGGTGCCACACCGGAGAGAAACCGTTCCACTGTGAAATATGCGGCAAGTGTTTCAGTGAAAATTCTAAGCTTACAATCCACATTCGTAGTCATACGGGAGAAAAACCATTTCCTTGCGAAATCTGTGGCAAGTCTTTCTCTGTTAATTCTCATCTTGTAGTCCACCGGAAAATTCACACTGGGGAAAAACCGTATCTCTGTGAGTATTGTGGGAAATCCTTTATCACGAACAGTCACTTAAAAACTCACAAATTAAAACACACAGGGGGGAAACCATTGAAACGTGAAGTGTGA